In Lycium ferocissimum isolate CSIRO_LF1 chromosome 7, AGI_CSIRO_Lferr_CH_V1, whole genome shotgun sequence, the sequence CCATAAAAACCGGCTTCTTTTGCTGGATGATTTTAAAATCCAATGTCATGATTGCTTGATTATGCGGAAGGACAGTTAAAGATTGAAGTTTTGAGTCTATGGTTGAATAATGGAAGTTGAGCAGCTTTAAGGACCACTTCCCCTATTATTTGATTGATTACCTTTCTCTATGGTGTATTAGATGTCTTGGATGACATAGTTTTCATACATGAAAAAGGGCTATTCTGAGCTGAATAATTTTTTAGCAGTCCTTTCGTAATGTATTTCCTGTTTGTTGTAGTCTTCTCTAAACGGATCAGCTTCAAATCTTCCTGACAACACCGGCCGCTCATTTCCTTCATCTTTCTCTTCTCAATCTGGTGCACCCTCCCCTCTTTATCATCACTCTGGTGAGTTATTTGCTGGATTCTTGTTACTTTCCGGATATTTATGCCAATCTATCACTAAACTTCTTCCTCACAGGAACTATTCAGGGGCTGCATAACATTCATGGGAGTTTCAACATTCCTAACATGCAGGGGGCACTTGGTTCAAGAAACACAGCGATAAATAACCTCCCCTCCAGTGGTGTCCAGCAATCTGGAAATAACCTTTCTGGTGGTCGTTTTTCATCAAACAATCTCCCCGCTTCCCTGTCTCAGGTTTGTGTAATGTTTCTCTTATCACTATTCTATCTTTTTGTATTTGATATTACCTAAGTGGGAAGGGAAGGAGGGGGAAAACATTCAAAATCATTGTCATTATCTCTTCTAGGCTCTCTCCTGCACTTGGTGAAATCTAATTTGTGATGGGAAACCATGGCCGACGGGAACTTTTGAGGGTGGGGTGTGATTTTCATTTTAGTAATGGTTTAATTCGCTTTTTGGAAATGGAGATGAAAGATACTGCTAATATATTGTAAACCATGTCAAGGATTTGTTAAATTTCATTCCGGAAATATTCCTCGTTTTGTCCTCTATATGCCAAAGCGACATTCCCTTGTATTGCATCTTATATGCCTGTTAGTATTTGTTTTACAGATATCCCAAGGCAATTCGCTTGGTCATTCTGGAATGACAAGTAGAGCTGGTATGAGTGTTGTTGGTAATGCGGGATATAGCAATAATGCTAGTGGTGTAGGAGGTTCTATTCCTGGGATTCTCCCAACCTCTGCAGCAATTGGTAATCGAAATTCTGTGCCAGGTCTTGGGGTGTCCCAAATTTTGGGAAATGCAGGCCCAAGGATGACAAACTCAGTTGGAAATATAGTTGGTGGGGGCAACATTGGCAGAAGCATTGGCTCTGGTGCAGGATTGTCTGCGCCTGGTCTTGCTTCACGGTTAAATATGAACGCCAATGCTGGTTCTGGAAATTTAAATCTTCAAGGACCTAATAGGATAATGAGCGGTGCTCTTCAGCAAGGTAAATCAGCTTTGATTAGATGATTATTTCCCTCTTCTAGTTTGTTAGCTCCCTTGTTCTCTCTGTTGTTTAGCACGGTAAATTAGCTTGAATGCCTGATAGTTTCCTTCCActtcttgtgggattacactgggtatgttgttgttgtactgataGTTTCCCTCTGGCCTCATCTAGTCTGTTGACTCCCTTGGGCTCTTGCTATGCATTCTCTTTTTTTACTTCCCAAAGTTATTGAAGAGTGTTCCTCACAGTTGGCAGAGCCTCAGCTCATTTCGTTCGTTTGTTTCTTTTCAGCTGCACTACTTCATGTTTTGGACGTTACGGTTAATTTTGAATGTAGTAAAAAATGAATTGTGCTAATTTTGCCAACTGCAAACCTTGGTGGACGAAGTTACTGGAATTATGCGTTTTCCCAGTATTCCTTATCATTCATTTTGAGACATATTTTTCCCACAGTATAGGTATCAGGTTATTTGTAGTGGAAGGGAAATTGagatgttataagattttcaaaaatttcttcatgtttttggctattttggttttaattattttccttgaCTAAACCCTACAGGATGCTCTTTAGATAACATTGTCTTATATTTTCTTGAGAATTTTTCTACATGAAAAGTCTTTGAGTCTTTGTGACAGATCTGtttttggatatatatatatatatatatacaagtgttaccttataaaaaaaaagtctttcaGTTAAATACGATTACAGTCCTCAGTTTTTGATTTGTGATAAAACCTCCTTGacatttgaaaatatataataacCTCCTCAAGATTGTGTACTAATAGTGATACGGATTATCCATATATTTTGGGGGTGGGTGGAGAGTTAACTACCTAGTCTCGCACACATGAGTCGACAGTGGGACTGGTGCTAAGCTTATATTCTTGTCCAAAAAACGTAACATATTGGATCAAAACTTCTACATCAATTAAAGAATATGCCAGTCAAAGCAAGTAAAAACAAGGAAAAtctgaaataaaaataatacggcccgtttttcaaaatttctgaATTATGgcttgaaagaagaagaaaatagtgGGGATGGTGCAGGGAGAGGAGGGTAAACACAAAAAGGGATGGAAAAATGATCGACGGTTTTGTTGTTTGTCAAATAAGTTCTTTTGGATGGGaaaattttgtttggtttttgtTCAACTTGAGTACCTAAATAAACCGCTTAGAAATTTTTGCAGCTTTTGTCATTGCTTTCACATAGAGATGTCATTTGTAGCTTTTTTCAATGATTTCACACTGAGATGTCATTTTAAGATAGGTAGCTTAACTAGGTATATGTAACACCCACTGTTTGCAGGTTGGTGAATCCTCTTCTTATGCTAATGGTAGTATTTGGAATCAGCCTCTCCGCAGGTACTTTCTATGTTAGGAAATTCCTATCCTGCTGGTGGTCCACTATCTCAAAACCACATCCAAGCAATGGGAAACCTTAATTCATTGggattgttgaatgatgtaaattCAAATGATGCTCCTTTTGACATCAATGATTTCCCTCAGTTGGGCAGTCGACCTAGTTCGGCTGGAGGACTTCAAGGACAATTGGGTAATTAATGTTCCTTCTCCTTCTAAACATTCTTTGCTAGTGCTTTTATCATAAAGTTTATTCAGAAAACTGATAATGCAAGATTCTCAGGTTCTTTGCGGAAACAAGGGCTCAGTCCTATTGTTCAGCAAAACCAGGAATTCAGCATTCAAAATGAAGATTTTCCTGCTTTACCAGGATTCAAAGGTGCTTTTCTTCTACATGCACAAAGCTCGTACAATTTGTCTTGAGTGGGTTGATCAAGTAGTAACATGCTACACATGTTTGCTGTTACACTTTTTAGCGGGGATCACAACAGTAAGGGGAGGAGTAGGGAGTAAAAAGAGTACATTTATGAAACCTTGTTCTTTCCGTAATTGAGGAGGTGACATGAAATCGGAGATTCTCGTAACCTTCCACGTCagacttttcatttttttactaGGGTAGAGTGGAGAAGGGAGTCTTTTGTGCTTCCCTTTGGCTGTACCGAAAAACTTGAAATCGAGGCTAATTACATCTCCTTGGCTAGGAGATTATCAATTAGTCTCTCCAGCTCCTGTTTTTCTTTACTTGAATATTGGTGGACTGCAAGCTCAAGTTTCTGATGACAGTAGATGCTATCGACTCACAAGCTCAAACTTGCTCCCTGTCCTGTTATGGGTATCCTTGTTTCGTCATATAGCTCTATTTTTCCTTGAGAAGGCAAGGGGAAGGGGTTTACCATGTTTATGGCTGCGTTATTAGTTATTTCTGCCTGAATTTTGTGACATATGTACTTATCAGGGATAAGAATTTATAAGTCTCCTTTGCTTTACGGTAtgaacgtttttttttttttttttttggtgggggggATGAAAAAACGGTTAGTGGAGAATGACTGGGTGTAGAGGAGGGGTTTGCTGGTTGCTCTTCAATGCTAGGAGTCTAATAACACTATTGCTCTCATGTTTGATAAGGTGGGAATGCTGATTATGCTATGGATCCTCACCAGAAAGAGCAACTTCATGATAATGCTCTTTCTATGATGCAACAGCAACACTTCTCAGTAAGCACAGATTTATGGAACTTCACTGTCTGTATTATAAAACCATAACCTTATCGTAAATGCATCAGCCTGCTGATTCTGCTGTCGATCTAAATGGTGCAGATGGGAAGATCTTCGGGTTTTAATTTGGGGGGAACATACTCATCGCATCGTCCACAGCAGCAGCTACAACATGCTCCATCTGTTAGTAATAGTGGTGTCTCCTTTTCAAATATAAACAACCAGGATCTGCTGAATTTGCATGGTCCAGATGTCTTCCAATCATCCCAGTCCAGTTATCATCAACAGGTCAATtactctttatttctttttgggtCTCCCTTTGTCTTgttctttttaataatttgttaTTGTGTTTTGTTCCAATCAGACTACTTCCATGTGAGTCTTTTATGCCGCATCGAGTATAACGGGAAACAAACCCCCTCTCTTGCAGACGAACAAACTAAAATATGTTACTACGATGCAGCAATTTGTTAGGAGTATGTTTTAGCTTGTCCCTCTCTTCTCTGGCTAGTTTGTTAGGCGTGAGTTTAGTTGTTCCTATTCTTCATCAAGTCTGTAGAGTTCAGTCCTGCTATCTTTTCTGCCTTACAACCCTATCCGATTTGTCACATTTTACTTTGTTCTATATAAGGTCCAACCCGTAAATTCTGTGCAAcatatagcctgtttggccaagcttatttttcccccaaaagtacttattttttcaacaagtacttatgtttaaaaaagtgaggtagttggccaagcttttgggagaaaataagtgcttttggggagtagcagaagcagtttttcagaagctaaaaaaatagcttttgcccaaaagcactttttttgaaaagtacttttgagaaaaatacacatagaaacactttttaaaagcttggccaaacactaattgctgctcaaaagtactttttaaattaattggccaaacacaaactgcttttagccaaaagtactttttaaaataagctgtttttagaagcttggccaaacaggctaatAGTTTCCAACAAAAGATTTTGTTTATAAAGAGGATATTTGTAACACGCTTTGCGCCTtccatctattttt encodes:
- the LOC132065691 gene encoding probable NOT transcription complex subunit VIP2, whose translation is MSGLLNSSLNGSASNLPDNTGRSFPSSFSSQSGAPSPLYHHSGTIQGLHNIHGSFNIPNMQGALGSRNTAINNLPSSGVQQSGNNLSGGRFSSNNLPASLSQISQGNSLGHSGMTSRAGMSVVGNAGYSNNASGVGGSIPGILPTSAAIGNRNSVPGLGVSQILGNAGPRMTNSVGNIVGGGNIGRSIGSGAGLSAPGLASRLNMNANAGSGNLNLQGPNRIMSGALQQASPQVLSMLGNSYPAGGPLSQNHIQAMGNLNSLGLLNDVNSNDAPFDINDFPQLGSRPSSAGGLQGQLGSLRKQGLSPIVQQNQEFSIQNEDFPALPGFKGGNADYAMDPHQKEQLHDNALSMMQQQHFSMGRSSGFNLGGTYSSHRPQQQLQHAPSVSNSGVSFSNINNQDLLNLHGPDVFQSSQSSYHQQSGGPPGIGLRPLNSSSNASGIGSYDQLIQQYQQHQGQSQFRLQQMSNLGQPYRDQSSKSMQSQVAPDPFGMLGLLSVIRMSDPDLTSLALGIDLTTLGLNLNSAENLYKTFGSPWSDEPAKGDPEFTVPQCYYAKQPPPLNQAYFSKLQLDTLFYIFYSMPRDEAQLYAANELYNRGWFYHREHRLWFMRVANVEPLVKTNAYERGSYICFDPNTWETIRKDNFVVHYEMLEKRPPLPQH